A window from Drosophila subobscura isolate 14011-0131.10 chromosome O, UCBerk_Dsub_1.0, whole genome shotgun sequence encodes these proteins:
- the LOC117896056 gene encoding phenoloxidase-activating factor 1 isoform X5 produces the protein MLRSAALSLISVFVLFGHAQRPPPTPPPPPPHRMAHRTARHQGPPPNRDTIYFPLERDILFPDTNGSSELEDKMWYHISDFHFDRVENLPQPKHKHKMPPPRPGQPFPPPPGGFKTKKNRRRRRICEQKYSEYVERIFPNDTAVVDDANDADFDGRILARPGEYPHMAAVGFEADAGQIQYKCGGSLISENFVLTAAHCTSIYDTSPKWVRIGDLNLVSDERTVEPQLMQIQDIFRHPNYTKELYYNDIALLKLQGEHLAG, from the exons ATGCTTCGTTCCGCCGCGCTGTCCCTGATATCAGTTTTCGTGCTCTTCGGCCACGCCCAGCGGCCACCACCAACTCCTCCGCCGCCCCCGCCACACCGAATGGCACACCGAACGGCACGGCACCAAGGACCACCACCGAACAGAGACACGATTTATTTTCCGCTCGAACGGGACATATTGTTCCCCGACACGAACGGGTCCAGTGAGCTGGAGGACAAGATGTGGTACCACATAAGCGACTTCCACTTCGATCGCGTCGAGAATCTGCCCCAGCCAAAGCACAAGCATAAAATGCCCCctcccaggccaggccagccctTTCCACCGCCTCCAGGTGGCTTCAAAACGAAGAAGAACAGGCGACGACGTCGCATCTGCGAGCAGA AATACTCCGAGTATGTGGAGCGCATCTTTCCGAACGACACCGCTGTAGTAGACGACGCCAACGACGCCGACTTCGATGGACGTATACTGGCAAGGCCTGGTGAATACCCCCATATG GCGGCAGTAGGCTTCGAGGCGGACGCAGGGCAAATCCAATACAAGTGCGGCGGCAGCCTGATAAGCGAGAACTTTGTGCTGACCGCCGCCCATTGTACTTCCATATACGA CACGTCCCCGAAGTGGGTGCGCATCGGCGACTTGAATCTGGTTTCGGATGAGCGAACAGTGGAGCCGCAGCTAATGCAGATACAGGATATTTTCCGGCATCCCAATTACACCAAGGAGCTGTACTACAACGACATCGCACTGCTGAAGCTGCAGGGAGAG CATCTTGCAGGTTGA
- the LOC117896056 gene encoding uncharacterized protein LOC117896056 isoform X4 has translation MLRSAALSLISVFVLFGHAQRPPPTPPPPPPHRMAHRTARHQGPPPNRDTIYFPLERDILFPDTNGSSELEDKMWYHISDFHFDRVENLPQPKHKHKMPPPRPGQPFPPPPGGFKTKKNRRRRRICEQKYSEYVERIFPNDTAVVDDANDADFDGRILARPGEYPHMAAVGFEADAGQIQYKCGGSLISENFVLTAAHCTSIYDTSPKWVRIGDLNLVSDERTVEPQLMQIQDIFRHPNYTKELYYNDIALLKLQGEVDCVREAHSPMGVLRAAHFDCVCHGIWLDQLREAHDESPDKLEPNCRAQCRVQLRTAAHCRDPKWCGG, from the exons ATGCTTCGTTCCGCCGCGCTGTCCCTGATATCAGTTTTCGTGCTCTTCGGCCACGCCCAGCGGCCACCACCAACTCCTCCGCCGCCCCCGCCACACCGAATGGCACACCGAACGGCACGGCACCAAGGACCACCACCGAACAGAGACACGATTTATTTTCCGCTCGAACGGGACATATTGTTCCCCGACACGAACGGGTCCAGTGAGCTGGAGGACAAGATGTGGTACCACATAAGCGACTTCCACTTCGATCGCGTCGAGAATCTGCCCCAGCCAAAGCACAAGCATAAAATGCCCCctcccaggccaggccagccctTTCCACCGCCTCCAGGTGGCTTCAAAACGAAGAAGAACAGGCGACGACGTCGCATCTGCGAGCAGA AATACTCCGAGTATGTGGAGCGCATCTTTCCGAACGACACCGCTGTAGTAGACGACGCCAACGACGCCGACTTCGATGGACGTATACTGGCAAGGCCTGGTGAATACCCCCATATG GCGGCAGTAGGCTTCGAGGCGGACGCAGGGCAAATCCAATACAAGTGCGGCGGCAGCCTGATAAGCGAGAACTTTGTGCTGACCGCCGCCCATTGTACTTCCATATACGA CACGTCCCCGAAGTGGGTGCGCATCGGCGACTTGAATCTGGTTTCGGATGAGCGAACAGTGGAGCCGCAGCTAATGCAGATACAGGATATTTTCCGGCATCCCAATTACACCAAGGAGCTGTACTACAACGACATCGCACTGCTGAAGCTGCAGGGAGAG GTTGACTGTGTACGTGAGGCCCATTCGCCTATGGGTGTTCTCCGAGCTGCCCACTTCGATTGCGTTTGCCATGGGATATGGCTCGACCAGCTTCGCGAAGCCCATGACGAATCGCCTGACAAACTTGAACCTAACTGTCGTGCCCAATGCAGAGTGCAACTCCGGACTGCCGCCCATTGCCGAGACCCCAAATGGTGTGGTGGCTAG
- the LOC117896056 gene encoding serine protease snake isoform X1, giving the protein MLRSAALSLISVFVLFGHAQRPPPTPPPPPPHRMAHRTARHQGPPPNRDTIYFPLERDILFPDTNGSSELEDKMWYHISDFHFDRVENLPQPKHKHKMPPPRPGQPFPPPPGGFKTKKNRRRRRICEQKYSEYVERIFPNDTAVVDDANDADFDGRILARPGEYPHMAAVGFEADAGQIQYKCGGSLISENFVLTAAHCTSIYDTSPKWVRIGDLNLVSDERTVEPQLMQIQDIFRHPNYTKELYYNDIALLKLQGEVELTVYVRPIRLWVFSELPTSIAFAMGYGSTSFAKPMTNRLTNLNLTVVPNAECNSGLPPIAETPNGVVASQICAQDYILNRDTCQGDSGGPLQLNLPGRRRRQNIHYHLIGITSYGVFCRSSYPSVYTRISTFLDWIEGTAWNDANDFMQ; this is encoded by the exons ATGCTTCGTTCCGCCGCGCTGTCCCTGATATCAGTTTTCGTGCTCTTCGGCCACGCCCAGCGGCCACCACCAACTCCTCCGCCGCCCCCGCCACACCGAATGGCACACCGAACGGCACGGCACCAAGGACCACCACCGAACAGAGACACGATTTATTTTCCGCTCGAACGGGACATATTGTTCCCCGACACGAACGGGTCCAGTGAGCTGGAGGACAAGATGTGGTACCACATAAGCGACTTCCACTTCGATCGCGTCGAGAATCTGCCCCAGCCAAAGCACAAGCATAAAATGCCCCctcccaggccaggccagccctTTCCACCGCCTCCAGGTGGCTTCAAAACGAAGAAGAACAGGCGACGACGTCGCATCTGCGAGCAGA AATACTCCGAGTATGTGGAGCGCATCTTTCCGAACGACACCGCTGTAGTAGACGACGCCAACGACGCCGACTTCGATGGACGTATACTGGCAAGGCCTGGTGAATACCCCCATATG GCGGCAGTAGGCTTCGAGGCGGACGCAGGGCAAATCCAATACAAGTGCGGCGGCAGCCTGATAAGCGAGAACTTTGTGCTGACCGCCGCCCATTGTACTTCCATATACGA CACGTCCCCGAAGTGGGTGCGCATCGGCGACTTGAATCTGGTTTCGGATGAGCGAACAGTGGAGCCGCAGCTAATGCAGATACAGGATATTTTCCGGCATCCCAATTACACCAAGGAGCTGTACTACAACGACATCGCACTGCTGAAGCTGCAGGGAGAGGTGGA GTTGACTGTGTACGTGAGGCCCATTCGCCTATGGGTGTTCTCCGAGCTGCCCACTTCGATTGCGTTTGCCATGGGATATGGCTCGACCAGCTTCGCGAAGCCCATGACGAATCGCCTGACAAACTTGAACCTAACTGTCGTGCCCAATGCAGAGTGCAACTCCGGACTGCCGCCCATTGCCGAGACCCCAAATGGTGTGGTGGCTAGCCAGATTTGCGCCCAGGACTACATCCTCAACCGAGACACCTGCCAGGGCGACTCGGGAGGTCCCTTGCAGCTGAACCTGCCGGGTCGCCGACGTCGCCAAAATATTCACTATCACCTCATTGGCATAACGTCGTATGGAGTGTTCTGCCGCAGCAGCTACCCGTCGGTGTACACGCGGATATCGACCTTCTTGGATTGGATCGAGGGCACAGCGTGGAATGACGCAAATGATTTTATGCAATAA
- the LOC117896056 gene encoding uncharacterized protein LOC117896056 isoform X3, whose amino-acid sequence MLRSAALSLISVFVLFGHAQRPPPTPPPPPPHRMAHRTARHQGPPPNRDTIYFPLERDILFPDTNGSSELEDKMWYHISDFHFDRVENLPQPKHKHKMPPPRPGQPFPPPPGGFKTKKNRRRRRICEQKYSEYVERIFPNDTAVVDDANDADFDGRILARPGEYPHMAAVGFEADAGQIQYKCGGSLISENFVLTAAHCTSIYDTSPKWVRIGDLNLVSDERTVEPQLMQIQDIFRHPNYTKELYYNDIALLKLQGEVDILQVDCVREAHSPMGVLRAAHFDCVCHGIWLDQLREAHDESPDKLEPNCRAQCRVQLRTAAHCRDPKWCGG is encoded by the exons ATGCTTCGTTCCGCCGCGCTGTCCCTGATATCAGTTTTCGTGCTCTTCGGCCACGCCCAGCGGCCACCACCAACTCCTCCGCCGCCCCCGCCACACCGAATGGCACACCGAACGGCACGGCACCAAGGACCACCACCGAACAGAGACACGATTTATTTTCCGCTCGAACGGGACATATTGTTCCCCGACACGAACGGGTCCAGTGAGCTGGAGGACAAGATGTGGTACCACATAAGCGACTTCCACTTCGATCGCGTCGAGAATCTGCCCCAGCCAAAGCACAAGCATAAAATGCCCCctcccaggccaggccagccctTTCCACCGCCTCCAGGTGGCTTCAAAACGAAGAAGAACAGGCGACGACGTCGCATCTGCGAGCAGA AATACTCCGAGTATGTGGAGCGCATCTTTCCGAACGACACCGCTGTAGTAGACGACGCCAACGACGCCGACTTCGATGGACGTATACTGGCAAGGCCTGGTGAATACCCCCATATG GCGGCAGTAGGCTTCGAGGCGGACGCAGGGCAAATCCAATACAAGTGCGGCGGCAGCCTGATAAGCGAGAACTTTGTGCTGACCGCCGCCCATTGTACTTCCATATACGA CACGTCCCCGAAGTGGGTGCGCATCGGCGACTTGAATCTGGTTTCGGATGAGCGAACAGTGGAGCCGCAGCTAATGCAGATACAGGATATTTTCCGGCATCCCAATTACACCAAGGAGCTGTACTACAACGACATCGCACTGCTGAAGCTGCAGGGAGAGGTGGA CATCTTGCAGGTTGACTGTGTACGTGAGGCCCATTCGCCTATGGGTGTTCTCCGAGCTGCCCACTTCGATTGCGTTTGCCATGGGATATGGCTCGACCAGCTTCGCGAAGCCCATGACGAATCGCCTGACAAACTTGAACCTAACTGTCGTGCCCAATGCAGAGTGCAACTCCGGACTGCCGCCCATTGCCGAGACCCCAAATGGTGTGGTGGCTAG
- the LOC117896058 gene encoding gelsolin, whose amino-acid sequence METSGATSMAVISSLLVFLALSATLCSAGTFNARPAFPVQTGQIQPSADNSKQPGRRIMNPAFANAGRAAGLEIWRIENFEPVAYPKNNYGKFYTGDSFIVLNTIENKKDKKLSWDVHFWLGSETSTDEAGAAAILTVQLDDLLNGGPVQHREVQDHESQLFLGYFKNGVRYEQGGVGTGFKHVETNAQGQKRLFQVKGKRNVRVRQVNLSVSSMNQGDCFILDAGSDIYVYVGAQAKRVEKLKAISAANQIRDQDHNGRARVQIVDEFSTEADKQQFFDVLGSGSADQVPEESTAEEDSAFERADAAAVTLYKVSDASGKLQVDTVAQKPLTQAMLDTRDCFILDTGSGIFVWVGRGATPKEKTDAMAKAQEFLRTKKYPAWTQIERIVEGAESAPFKQYFATWRDAGMAHTRLVRSALDIGSDESLDVDEIDAVVHKLKRSGGRAIGFMPDHGQNSIESITQYVSKPDSNEVLVHTVPFEENLPLLGFGSYVLTYNYEANNGDQGPIVYVWQGAKASAAVKQRAFQEGLSMAEEKNALLVLTAQSHEPRHFYKIFKGKLLASYTALPVTAQLFRIRGTVESDIHASEVPADSSSLASGDAFALVSAKSHKIFIWNGLGASSFEKTAANERFAHYWDDAEVEVVEEGAEPEEFWEELNGEGQYDRSLDDHGAPLLEPRLFHCRLTRNGFVKVEEVAKYEQEDLDTDDVMLLDGGDEIYMWVGSGATAEENSKIVDMAKRYIRVEPTARTIDTVSLVRVTQGHEPRAFKRMFPNWEDNYWQTLPSYEDVKQQVLDANNEV is encoded by the exons ATGGAAACTTCGGGCGCCACCAGCATGGCAGTCATCTCCAG CCTGCTGGTGTTCCTCGCCCTATCCGCCACTCTTTGCTCAGCGGGCACGTTCAACGCCCGCCCCGCGTTCCCCGTGCAAACCGGACAAATCCAGCCCTCTGCCGATAACAGCAAGCAGCCCGGACGACGCATCATGAATCCAGCCTTCGCCAACGCCGGCCGTGCAGCAGGCCTGGAGATCTGGCGCATAGAG AATTTCGAGCCGGTGGCCTACCCAAAGAATAACTACGGAAAATTTTACACTGGAGACTCTTTCATTGTACTTAAT ACCATTGAGAACAAGAAAGACAAGAAACTCTCCTGGGATGTGCACTTCTGGCTGGGCTCCGAAACGTCCACCGatgaggctggggctgctgccatCCTCACCGTCCAATTGGACGATCTCCTGAATGGCGGCCCTGTACAGCATCGCGAGGTGCAGGATCACGAGTCGCAGCTGTTCCTGGGTTACTTCAAAAATG GCGTTCGCTACGAGCAGGGCGGTGTCGGAACCGGCTTCAAGCACGTAGAGACCAACGCCCAGGGGCAGAAGCGTCTGTTCCAGGTCAAGGGCAAGCGGAACGTGCGTGTGCGCCAGGTGAATCTGTCCGTGTCCTCGATGAACCAGGGCGACTGTTTCATCCTGGATGCGGGTAGCGATATCTACGTCTACGTGGGAGCGCAGGCCAAGCGCGTGGAGAAGCTGAAGGCCATCAGTGCTGCGAATCAGATCAGAGATCAGGACCACAATGGACGTGCCCGCGTGCAAATAGTCGACGAGTTCAGCACCGAGGCAGACAAGCAGCAGTTCTTCGATGTGCTCGGATCCGGATCTGCCGACCAGGTGCCCGAGGAATCTACCGCAGAGGAGGACAGCGCCTTTGAGAGGGCGGACGCTGCAGCCGTGACCCTCTACAAGGTGAGCGATGCCAGCGGCAAATTGCAAGTGGATACCGTCGCCCAGAAACCTCTGACCCAGGCCATGCTGGACACGCGGGACTGCTTCATTCTGGACACAGGCTCTGGCATTTTCGTGTGGGTCGGACGAGGCGCCACTCCAAAGGAGAAGACCGACGCGATGGCCAAGGCCCAAGAGTTCCTCCGCACCAAAAAGTACCCTGCCTGGACACAGATCGAGCGCATTGTCGAGGGCGCCGAGTCCGCACCATTCAAGCAGTACTTTGCCACCTGGCGTGATGCcggcatggcacacacacgcctCGTTCGCTCCGCCCTGGACATCGGCTCCGACGAGTCGCTGGATGTGGACGAGATCGACGCTGTGGTGCACAAGCTGAAGAGGAGTGGTGGACGGGCCATTGGCTTTATGCCGGACCACGGCCAGAACAGCATTGAGAGCATCACGCAGTACGTCAGCAAGCCCGATTCGAACGAGGTCCTGGTCCACACCGTTCCCTTTGAGGAAAACCTTCCGCTTCTGGGCTTCGGCTCTTACGTTCTCACCTACAACTACGAGGCCAACAATGGCGACCAGGGACCTATCGTGTACGTGTGGCAGGGAGCCAAGGCCAGCGCTGCTGTTAAGCAGAGAGCCTTCCAGGAAGGACTCTCCATGGCTGAGGAGAAGAATGCCCTTCTGGTGCTGACCGCCCAAAGCCACGAGCCGCGCCACTTCTATAAGATATTCAAGGGCAAGCTTCTGGCCTCGTACACCGCCTTGCCAGTGACGGCGCAGCTGTTCCGCATTCGGGGCACCGTTGAGAGCGATATCCACGCCAGCGAAGTGCCCGCCGACAGCTCTTCCCTGGCCTCTGGGGATGCCTTCGCTCTCGTGTCCGCGAAGTCGCATAAAATCTTCATTTGGAATGGCCTGGGAGCGTCCAGCTTCGAGAAGACTGCGGCCAATGAACGCTTTGCACACTACTGGGACGACGCTGAGGTGGAGGTGGTCGAGGAGGGCGCAGAGCCCGAGGAATTCTGGGAGGAACTGAACGGCGAGGGCCAGTACGACCGCAGCCTGGACGACCATGGAGCACCGCTGCTGGAGCCGCGTCTCTTCCACTGCCGCCTGACCCGCAACGGATTTGTGAAGGTTGAGGAGGTAGCCAAGTACGAACAGGAGGACTTGGACACTGACGATGTCATGCTGCTGGATGGCGGCGATGAAATCTACATGTGGGTCGGCTCTGGAGCCACCGCCGAGGAGAACAGCAAGATTGTAGACATGGCAAAG CGTTACATCCGAGTGGAGCCCACCGCACGCACCATCGACACCGTGAGCCTTGTGCGCGTCACCCAGGGCCATGAGCCCCGCGCCTTCAAGCGCATGTTCCCGAACTGGGAGGACAACTACTGGCAG ACACTGCCTTCCTACGAGGATGTCAAGCAGCAGGTGCTTGATGCCAACAATGAGGTCTAG
- the LOC117896057 gene encoding uncharacterized protein LOC117896057 — protein MKTICLLLFVSLLALVNAAPAPQPKAAGNDPTVSVLRYRNDQDLEAIQRAIIAQYEQIGGTTQVHAPRVAHTVNPSSLRINI, from the exons ATGAAGACGATTTGC CTGCTCCTGTTCGTTAGCCTTCTGGCGCTGGTAAATGCTGCCCCAGCACCACAACCTAAAGCCGCCGGAAATGATCCCACCGTGAGCGTGCTGCGCTACAGAAACGATCAAGATCTGGAGGCCATACAGCGGGCCATCATTGCTCAGTATGAGCAGATCGGTGGCACAACCCAAGTGCACGCTCCCCGTGTGGCACACACTGTGAATCCCTCCAGCTTAAGAATCAACATTTAA
- the LOC117898290 gene encoding uncharacterized protein DDB_G0285291 produces MRVFIFSCLLGLAVAVPQGYNYQAQQQAQQSGSGPLQLPAIPQFATIAEQNILQQALQSPRVHQVLSGGYQQNQAPLYQQQQSVLPQQSQLNGNFAYNQQPHQQQYQQQQQQQQHLVSKDIYVHVPPAEDSEEHYPQPALPIAPPRKHYRIVFIKAPTPSVSKAALRVQQAPVEEKTIIYVLTKKPDPLDLQTALEEVAPKQPSKPEVFFIKYKTQEEAAHAQRTIQAQYDQLGGTSQVSDEGVAPVTSVIGVLDSQRASGAPIGGLTGVVPNRYLPAHLRT; encoded by the exons ATGCGTGTCTTCATT TTTTCGTGTCTTCTGGGCCTGGCAGTGGCCGTGCCCCAAGGATACAACTACCAAGCGCAACAGCAAGCCCAACAGTCCGGCTCTGGTCCGCTGCAGTTGCCCGCCATTCCCCAGTTCGCCACCATCGCAGAGCAGAACATCCTCCAGCAGGCGCTGCAGTCCCCCAGAGTGCATCAGGTGTTGTCTGGAGGCTACCAGCAGAACCAGGCTCCActctaccagcagcagcagtcagttCTGCCACAGCAGTCGCAGCTGAATGGAAACTTTGCGTACAACCAGCAGCCCCATCAGCAacagtaccagcagcagcagcagcagcagcagcatcttgtCTCTAAGGATATCTATGTTCATGTGCCGCCAGCAGAGGACTCCGAGGAGCATTATCCACAGCCGGCACTGCCGATCGCGCCGCCACGCAAGCACTACCGCATCGTGTTCATTAAGGCGCCAACGCCGAGTGTCAGCAAAGCTGCTTTGCGAGTACAGCAGGCTCCAGTGGAGGAGAAGACCATCATCTATGTGCTGACCAAGAAGCCCGATCCACTGGATCTGCAGACCGCCCTGGAGGAAGTCGCCCCCAAGCAGCCCAGCAAGCCGGAGGTCTTTTTCATCAAGTACAAGACCCAGGAGGAagctgcgcatgcgcagcgaACCATCCAAG CTCAATACGACCAGCTAGGTGGAACTTCGCAGGTGTCGGACGAAGGAGTGGCGCCCGTCACGTCGGTGATTGGAGTTTTGGATAGTCAGCGGGCCAGCGGGGCACCTATCGGGGGGCTGACGGGGGTCGTGCCCAACAGGTATTTGCCAGCCCATCTGCGCACCTAG
- the LOC117898294 gene encoding putative mediator of RNA polymerase II transcription subunit 12, with translation MRQFAVLLCLAALAAAAPQGYKYQPQGPALSIGNLRPQTPVSATGIYSAPAGPALGQISVQQPPIQAVQTSAPIPVSQPHVQQTVISSLPQQTVFNTVQQPQQQQQIVYQQPQQLQQHQPQQIVQTQFVQRPAIVTKDIYIHSAPDETEEIRQDEPQLDSLPIRKNYRIVFIKAPSQNLKYTAAALKRAQSSNEEKTVIYVLSKKPDLTEIQQQLQVTQTESKVHKPEVYFIKYKTQEEAQRAQQEIQAQYDALGGATHISDEGVAPITTVSGGSLNLGHILSQVQGPSIVQQQQQQQHHIQTIVQQQQQPIPQQNSFVQQTSSFASSVPQRKYVPAKSFK, from the exons ATGAGGCAGTTTGCTGTTCTATTG TGTCTAGCGGCTCTTGCTGCAGCCGCCCCCCAAGGCTACAAGTACCAGCCTCAGGGACCTGCGCTTTCCATCGGCAATCTGCGCCCGCAGACGCCCGTGTCCGCCACAGGAATATACTCAGCCCCGGCAGGCCCTGCCCTGGGACAGATCTCCGTCCAGCAGCCACCTATCCAAGCAGTGCAGACTAGTGCTCCCATTCCTGTGTCCCAGCCGCACGTTCAGCAGACAGTGATCAGCTCGCTGCCACAGCAGACCGTGTTCAATACcgtgcaacagccacagcagcagcagcagatcgtCTACCAGCAGCCCCAACAGTTGCAGCAG CATCAACCCCAACAGATCGTGCAGACACAGTTCGTTCAGCGTCCCGCTATCGTCACCAAGGACATTTACATTCACTCCGCCCCCGATGAGACCGAGGAGATCCGCCAGGACGAGCCGCAGCTCGACAGCCTGCCCATTCGCAAGAACTATCGCATTGTGTTCATCAAGGCGCCGTCCCAGAATCTAAAGTACACAGCCGCCGCTCTGAAGCGCGCCCAGTCTAGCAACGAGGAGAAAACCGTCATCTATGTGCTGTCAAAGAAGCCCGATCTCACTgagatccagcagcagctgcaggtcACGCAGACAGAGTCCAAGGTGCACAAGCCCGAGGTCTACTTCATCAAGTACAAGACCCAGGAGGAGGCACAGCGTGCACAGCAGGAGATTCAGGCTCAATACGATGCTTTGGGTGGCGCAACCCATATCTCCGACGAAGGCGTTGCCCCCATCACCACCGTCTCTGGTGGCTCCCTCAACCTGGGCCACATCTTGTCCCAGGTGCAGGGGCCCAGcattgtccagcagcagcagcagcagcagcaccatatCCAGACCAtcgttcagcagcagcagcagcccatccCTCAGCAGAACTCCTTTGTGCAGCAGACCTCCTCCTTTGCATCCAGCGTGCCGCAAAGGAAGTATGTCCCGGCGAAGAGCTTCAAATAA
- the LOC117898293 gene encoding uncharacterized protein LOC117898293, whose translation MRAFLMLCLVTIARGQYDYTPGSHAGDGHGGLIGVSSSGAAQLSEPILIANEFNKEFFSYSAPEQEYDSPHANEQIANSLKKNLRVLFIKGPENTGLEQAALQLATSASDDRTAIYVLNKQADIADLTNKLNQIKGQANHKPEVHFVKYRTQSDAENAQRTIQAQYDSLPGPSSNHNAGSSSPVLDFASKGAVIVGGAGSVGTSDLNAPSTSAYLPPPNRRF comes from the exons ATGCGCGCTTTTCTG ATGCTTTGCTTGGTGACCATCGCCCGAGGCCAGTACGACTACACGCCCGGATCGCATGCGGGAGACGGCCACGGCGGACTCATTGGAGTATCCAGCAGTGGGGCTGCGCAGCTTTCCGAGCCCATCCTCATTGCCAACGAGTTCAACAAGGAGTTCTTCTCGTACAGCGCCCCGGAGCAGGAGTATGACAGCCCGCACGCCAACGAGCAGATTGCCAATTCGCTGAAGAAGAACCTCCGAGTTCTCTTCATCAAGGGGCCGGAGAACACGGGACTCGAGCAGGCTGCCCTCCAGCTGGCCACCTCGGCCTCCGACGACCGCACCGCCATCTATGTGCTCAACAAGCAGGCTGACATAGCCGATCTGACCAACAAGCTCAACCAGATCAAGGGGCAGGCAAACCACAAGCCAGAGGTTCACTTCGTCAAGTACCGCACGCAGAGCGACGCGGAGAATGCTCAGCGGACTATTCAGGCTCAGTATGACTCGCTGCCCGGTCCCTCCAGCAACCACAATGCGGGCTCCTCGTCCCCGGTTTTGGACTTTGCCTCCAAGGGTGCTGTTATCGTGGGAGGTGCTGGTTCTGTGGGCACGAGCGATCTAAATGCTCCATCGACTAGCGCGTATTTGCCACCGCCCAACCGGAGGTTTTAG
- the LOC117896056 gene encoding serine protease snake isoform X2 — protein sequence MLRSAALSLISVFVLFGHAQRPQGPPPNRDTIYFPLERDILFPDTNGSSELEDKMWYHISDFHFDRVENLPQPKHKHKMPPPRPGQPFPPPPGGFKTKKNRRRRRICEQKYSEYVERIFPNDTAVVDDANDADFDGRILARPGEYPHMAAVGFEADAGQIQYKCGGSLISENFVLTAAHCTSIYDTSPKWVRIGDLNLVSDERTVEPQLMQIQDIFRHPNYTKELYYNDIALLKLQGEVELTVYVRPIRLWVFSELPTSIAFAMGYGSTSFAKPMTNRLTNLNLTVVPNAECNSGLPPIAETPNGVVASQICAQDYILNRDTCQGDSGGPLQLNLPGRRRRQNIHYHLIGITSYGVFCRSSYPSVYTRISTFLDWIEGTAWNDANDFMQ from the exons ATGCTTCGTTCCGCCGCGCTGTCCCTGATATCAGTTTTCGTGCTCTTCGGCCACGCCCAGCGGCC CCAAGGACCACCACCGAACAGAGACACGATTTATTTTCCGCTCGAACGGGACATATTGTTCCCCGACACGAACGGGTCCAGTGAGCTGGAGGACAAGATGTGGTACCACATAAGCGACTTCCACTTCGATCGCGTCGAGAATCTGCCCCAGCCAAAGCACAAGCATAAAATGCCCCctcccaggccaggccagccctTTCCACCGCCTCCAGGTGGCTTCAAAACGAAGAAGAACAGGCGACGACGTCGCATCTGCGAGCAGA AATACTCCGAGTATGTGGAGCGCATCTTTCCGAACGACACCGCTGTAGTAGACGACGCCAACGACGCCGACTTCGATGGACGTATACTGGCAAGGCCTGGTGAATACCCCCATATG GCGGCAGTAGGCTTCGAGGCGGACGCAGGGCAAATCCAATACAAGTGCGGCGGCAGCCTGATAAGCGAGAACTTTGTGCTGACCGCCGCCCATTGTACTTCCATATACGA CACGTCCCCGAAGTGGGTGCGCATCGGCGACTTGAATCTGGTTTCGGATGAGCGAACAGTGGAGCCGCAGCTAATGCAGATACAGGATATTTTCCGGCATCCCAATTACACCAAGGAGCTGTACTACAACGACATCGCACTGCTGAAGCTGCAGGGAGAGGTGGA GTTGACTGTGTACGTGAGGCCCATTCGCCTATGGGTGTTCTCCGAGCTGCCCACTTCGATTGCGTTTGCCATGGGATATGGCTCGACCAGCTTCGCGAAGCCCATGACGAATCGCCTGACAAACTTGAACCTAACTGTCGTGCCCAATGCAGAGTGCAACTCCGGACTGCCGCCCATTGCCGAGACCCCAAATGGTGTGGTGGCTAGCCAGATTTGCGCCCAGGACTACATCCTCAACCGAGACACCTGCCAGGGCGACTCGGGAGGTCCCTTGCAGCTGAACCTGCCGGGTCGCCGACGTCGCCAAAATATTCACTATCACCTCATTGGCATAACGTCGTATGGAGTGTTCTGCCGCAGCAGCTACCCGTCGGTGTACACGCGGATATCGACCTTCTTGGATTGGATCGAGGGCACAGCGTGGAATGACGCAAATGATTTTATGCAATAA